From Helicobacter sp. MIT 05-5293, one genomic window encodes:
- a CDS encoding ABC transporter ATP-binding protein — MNSALSVCDMSVKIGKNKEILRHINFELGRGEICAILGANGSGKSTLLRAILGVLPYSGSVKIFNQECHSLSNLQRSKILSYVPQSQHISFPFTLLEVVMMGAFAKSAFVYRAEDSKKAFEALELLSIAHLASQKFSTLSGGQKQLGLIARALVQDSPIIVLDEPVSALDMSYAFRLLEILSTLRDKSIVITSHHPDQCFIAQRILMLKKGELFAFGNYDEILRESTIDALYGVTTQSVMLPNGGRYFCPLNTQRFSDEKS, encoded by the coding sequence ATGAATAGCGCACTTAGTGTTTGTGATATGAGTGTGAAAATAGGCAAGAATAAGGAAATCTTGCGTCATATTAATTTTGAGCTTGGGCGCGGAGAAATCTGTGCAATTTTGGGCGCAAATGGCAGTGGCAAAAGCACGCTTTTACGCGCTATTTTAGGTGTTTTGCCATATAGTGGGAGCGTGAAGATTTTTAATCAAGAATGTCATAGTCTCTCGAATCTGCAACGTTCAAAGATTCTAAGCTATGTCCCACAATCCCAACACATCAGTTTCCCCTTTACTTTGCTTGAAGTCGTGATGATGGGTGCATTTGCTAAAAGCGCGTTTGTCTATCGTGCAGAGGATTCTAAAAAAGCATTTGAGGCATTGGAATTGCTCTCCATTGCTCACCTTGCTTCGCAAAAATTTTCTACACTTTCTGGAGGACAAAAACAGCTTGGACTTATTGCACGCGCACTCGTGCAAGATAGCCCGATAATTGTCCTTGATGAGCCTGTGAGTGCGCTTGATATGTCGTATGCGTTTAGACTTTTGGAGATTCTCTCAACATTGCGTGATAAGAGTATTGTTATCACTTCGCACCACCCTGACCAGTGCTTTATCGCCCAACGCATTTTAATGCTCAAAAAAGGTGAGTTGTTTGCTTTTGGCAATTATGATGAGATTCTAAGAGAATCAACGATTGATGCGCTGTATGGTGTTACGACACAGAGTGTGATGTTGCCAAATGGAGGGCGGTATTTTTGCCCTTTGAATACACAAAGATTTAGCGATGAGAAGAGCTAA
- a CDS encoding energy transducer TonB, with protein sequence MRRAKKKERSSLCIAFFIAVGIYVLLGVCVYAVMIKMKDYEILAQKTYYLSLSHFVPSSSQETNQEHQKAQDSSINEIDKVKPTASRKKKPPKAQTHSFPQTSQPISAPSSQAVDSDSDDAYARRIYALISESYTYPSYLKNKGIKGEVKLRFEIDENGALNNVKILQSSRFESLDKLAIKSLLKASHYFPKPSANREMIITLGYGTK encoded by the coding sequence ATGAGAAGAGCTAAGAAAAAGGAAAGAAGTTCTCTTTGTATTGCCTTTTTTATTGCAGTGGGAATCTATGTGCTGCTTGGCGTATGTGTGTATGCGGTGATGATAAAAATGAAAGATTATGAGATTCTTGCTCAAAAGACTTATTATCTTTCACTTTCGCATTTTGTGCCAAGCTCATCACAAGAAACAAATCAAGAGCATCAAAAAGCCCAAGATTCTTCAATTAATGAGATTGATAAGGTGAAACCCACAGCCTCGCGTAAGAAAAAACCTCCCAAAGCGCAAACACATTCATTTCCGCAGACCTCCCAGCCCATATCTGCTCCGTCATCGCAAGCAGTCGATTCGGATTCTGATGATGCGTATGCGCGCAGGATTTATGCACTGATTTCAGAATCTTACACTTATCCCTCGTATTTGAAAAATAAAGGCATCAAAGGAGAAGTAAAACTCCGCTTTGAAATCGATGAAAATGGGGCATTAAATAATGTCAAGATTCTGCAAAGTAGCCGTTTTGAAAGTCTTGATAAACTCGCAATCAAAAGTCTTTTAAAGGCTTCTCATTATTTTCCCAAACCTTCCGCAAATCGTGAGATGATCATTACTCTAGGCTATGGGACAAAGTGA
- a CDS encoding iron ABC transporter permease — MIALSARKILWIVLLACALVGFALYAIGVGTLSISYHKIFAMIFGSAQDVAGLEDFVVFEVRIPRIIASIVVGGSLALSGALYQGIIGNPLVSPSILGVLNGASFGAALGMLLGFNVLGMEALCFAFGIFAMSIAVLLSQLFDGRRSILMLILGGMISSAFFGAGVSVLKLLADPYNTLPNIVFWLMGSLSGISGFSFPLVFASVIFVLSFIFSTLFARYVDILNLDDESAHALGVNVKLMRLVFVVMATFLASCSVTLGGIIGWVGLVIPHIARFIIGANHRFMLPFCALFGALFLLFCDSLARGLLSTEIPLGILTSIFGIPIFVAILYTTKRAVNE; from the coding sequence ATGATTGCTTTATCTGCGCGTAAGATTCTATGGATTGTTTTACTTGCGTGCGCTCTTGTAGGATTTGCGTTGTATGCGATTGGTGTAGGGACGCTTTCTATCAGCTATCACAAAATCTTTGCGATGATTTTTGGCTCTGCACAAGATGTCGCAGGGTTAGAAGATTTTGTGGTGTTTGAGGTGAGAATCCCACGCATCATTGCAAGTATTGTTGTGGGCGGTTCGTTGGCATTAAGTGGGGCGTTGTATCAAGGTATTATCGGTAATCCGCTTGTCTCTCCAAGTATTCTTGGCGTGCTTAATGGTGCGAGTTTTGGCGCGGCGTTGGGTATGTTGCTTGGATTCAATGTGTTGGGTATGGAAGCATTGTGCTTTGCATTTGGAATCTTTGCAATGAGCATAGCGGTGCTACTAAGTCAGCTTTTTGACGGGCGCAGGAGTATTTTGATGCTGATACTTGGCGGTATGATTAGCTCGGCATTTTTTGGCGCGGGGGTGAGTGTGTTAAAGCTCCTTGCTGATCCTTACAATACTTTGCCTAATATTGTATTTTGGCTTATGGGTTCTTTAAGCGGGATTAGTGGGTTTAGTTTCCCTTTGGTGTTTGCGAGTGTCATTTTTGTTTTGAGCTTTATTTTCAGCACGCTTTTTGCGCGTTATGTGGATATACTCAATCTCGATGATGAAAGCGCACACGCTTTAGGTGTGAATGTCAAATTGATGCGGCTTGTTTTTGTGGTGATGGCGACATTTTTAGCGAGTTGTAGTGTAACGCTGGGAGGTATTATTGGCTGGGTAGGTTTGGTGATACCGCATATTGCGCGTTTTATTATCGGCGCAAATCATCGTTTTATGCTGCCTTTTTGTGCGCTTTTTGGGGCGTTGTTTTTACTTTTTTGCGATAGTCTTGCACGAGGTTTATTAAGCACAGAAATCCCTTTGGGAATCCTCACAAGCATTTTTGGAATCCCCATTTTTGTGGCGATTTTATACACGACTAAGCGAGCAGTGAATGAATAG